The following proteins are co-located in the Paludibaculum fermentans genome:
- a CDS encoding DUF7674 family protein, translating to MGELVPLVGNDVRSQFELLLELRFPAIAAEIDDCERGLLHCEMAVFARGTCAAIESGDFEQTQAHLDFVDELFGRAEPGMENAICVSYLENVFLGSETERYIAARRMLSDRLRTAFGELEDHWEKIANWSSDRKTQ from the coding sequence ATGGGGGAACTTGTCCCATTGGTAGGCAACGATGTTCGCAGTCAGTTTGAACTGCTGCTGGAACTGCGTTTTCCGGCAATCGCCGCGGAGATTGACGATTGCGAACGCGGCCTACTGCACTGTGAGATGGCGGTTTTCGCTAGAGGCACCTGCGCTGCAATCGAGAGCGGTGACTTCGAGCAGACGCAAGCGCACCTCGATTTCGTAGACGAACTGTTCGGCCGTGCGGAGCCAGGGATGGAGAACGCGATCTGCGTGTCGTACCTTGAGAACGTGTTCCTGGGCTCCGAGACTGAACGCTACATCGCAGCCCGCCGGATGTTATCGGACCGCCTACGTACTGCCTTTGGCGAACTGGAGGACCACTGGGAAAAAATAGCGAACTGG